A section of the Elusimicrobiota bacterium genome encodes:
- a CDS encoding YtxH domain-containing protein has translation MAIEEKKYKTGFVIAAAGFGAALCVVTGIVMGVLFAPKSGKETRARLDEWLKEKRDQGSDLLAKIKEESLRRKEQLAATIKAGRQAYVETSKHG, from the coding sequence ATGGCGATAGAGGAGAAGAAGTACAAGACGGGATTCGTCATCGCCGCAGCGGGTTTCGGCGCCGCTCTTTGCGTCGTCACCGGCATTGTCATGGGCGTGCTCTTCGCGCCGAAATCGGGCAAGGAGACTCGGGCCCGACTCGACGAGTGGCTCAAGGAGAAGCGCGACCAGGGCTCGGACCTCCTGGCCAAGATCAAGGAGGAGAGCCTGCGCCGCAAGGAGCAGCTGGCGGCCACGATCAAGGCCGGCCGGCAAGCCTACGTCGAAACCTCCAAGCACGGCTGA
- a CDS encoding thiamine pyrophosphate-binding protein: MTDAQTTTISSYLLYRLKEAGVDHLFGVPGDYVLDFLDEVVASQIRWVGTCNELNAGYAADGYARMKGAGAAVVTYGVGGLSILNAVAGAYAERVPLIVISGAPASRRREAGALVHHLVADYYLQLEVFRKVTTDAAILLRPETAPDEIDRVIRNAIVRKLPVYLELPADLAHAPCRAPAPLSAAPAVRSDEESLKDCVAEAAGLIDRAAAPVLLAGVELSRFGLGPDALRLVEGVELPFATMLSSKSVLPELHPQFVGLYQGAWSRETVRRQVESSDCLLSLGVWMTDLDTGLFSVKLDSRRMIAAAGDRVRVQNHYYDNIQLGDFVRALAPAIRPRSFLASHPAVADHVKKPFATDPDRPLTAPRAYERLNTFLDDRMILLAEPGDAFCAAPDFQIEEARNFIVQCYYCSIGYCTPAALGVGLAEPGKRPVVLTGDGAFQMTAQELSTLIREKCPAIVLVVNNDGYLIERVLHEDGPYNDIQRWDYAKLPAAFGGGQAIGIKVSTEGELERALAVAAKETGKLVLIDLCLAGRDCSQGLARLGESFRQAQRKG; the protein is encoded by the coding sequence GTGACAGATGCCCAGACCACCACGATATCCAGCTATCTGCTCTACCGCCTGAAAGAGGCCGGCGTCGACCATCTCTTCGGCGTCCCGGGCGACTACGTCCTCGATTTCCTCGACGAGGTGGTCGCCAGCCAGATCCGATGGGTCGGGACCTGCAACGAGCTCAACGCCGGCTACGCCGCCGACGGCTACGCCCGGATGAAGGGCGCCGGCGCGGCCGTGGTGACCTATGGGGTCGGCGGCCTGAGCATCCTCAACGCCGTGGCCGGCGCGTATGCCGAGAGGGTCCCCCTCATCGTCATCAGCGGCGCCCCGGCGAGCCGGCGCCGCGAAGCGGGAGCCCTCGTCCACCACCTCGTGGCCGACTACTACCTCCAGCTGGAGGTCTTCAGGAAAGTCACCACCGACGCCGCCATCCTCCTGCGGCCCGAAACGGCCCCCGACGAGATCGACCGGGTGATCCGCAACGCGATCGTACGCAAGCTGCCCGTGTACCTCGAGCTGCCCGCCGACCTGGCCCACGCCCCTTGCCGCGCCCCGGCCCCGCTCTCCGCGGCCCCGGCGGTGCGCTCCGATGAGGAGAGCCTGAAGGATTGCGTCGCGGAAGCCGCCGGGCTCATCGACCGGGCGGCCGCGCCGGTCCTGCTGGCGGGAGTGGAGCTCTCGCGCTTCGGCCTGGGCCCCGACGCTCTGCGGCTGGTGGAAGGAGTGGAGCTCCCCTTCGCCACCATGCTCAGCAGCAAGAGCGTGCTTCCCGAGCTGCATCCCCAGTTCGTGGGCCTCTACCAGGGAGCGTGGAGCCGGGAAACCGTCCGCCGGCAGGTGGAATCCTCCGACTGCCTCCTGTCGCTGGGCGTGTGGATGACCGACCTCGACACCGGCCTGTTCAGCGTCAAGCTGGACAGCCGCCGGATGATCGCCGCCGCGGGCGACCGCGTCCGCGTCCAGAACCACTACTACGACAATATCCAGCTCGGCGATTTCGTCCGGGCGCTGGCTCCGGCCATACGTCCGCGGTCCTTCCTGGCTTCCCACCCGGCCGTGGCGGACCATGTCAAAAAGCCGTTCGCCACGGATCCGGACCGCCCCCTGACCGCCCCGCGGGCCTACGAGCGCCTGAACACCTTCCTCGACGACCGGATGATCCTGCTGGCCGAGCCGGGCGACGCTTTCTGCGCGGCGCCGGATTTCCAGATCGAGGAGGCGCGCAACTTCATCGTGCAGTGCTATTACTGCTCGATCGGCTACTGCACCCCCGCCGCGCTGGGGGTCGGCCTCGCGGAGCCCGGCAAGAGGCCCGTGGTGCTGACCGGCGACGGCGCTTTCCAGATGACGGCCCAGGAGCTCTCCACCTTGATCCGGGAGAAATGCCCCGCCATCGTGCTGGTGGTCAACAATGACGGCTACCTCATCGAGCGCGTCCTGCACGAGGACGGGCCGTACAACGACATCCAGAGGTGGGACTACGCGAAGCTTCCCGCGGCCTTCGGCGGCGGCCAGGCCATCGGGATCAAGGTCTCCACGGAAGGCGAGTTGGAGCGCGCCCTCGCAGTGGCGGCGAAGGAGACCGGTAAGCTGGTCCTCATCGACCTCTGCCTGGCCGGCCGCGACTGCTCCCAGGGATTGGCGCGCCTGGGCGAGTCCTTCCGCCAGGCGCAGCGCAAGGGGTGA
- a CDS encoding spermidine synthase: MSLPDLEILAYEPTPLGALCLRRRRLPSEPETAVTEVTLGGEFLMSSVNTASERALAETALKLHPGRELKVLVGGLGLGCTASAALASPRVKSLEAVELLPQVIAWLERRLVPLADELKADARFRAVQGDIFAMLARPPKRLWDLILIDVDHSPEERLDEASGPFYTAQGLARARRHLAPGGVLGVWSYSECAPFGEALRRTFAAVRVEPVPFKNRLAGTARTDWLYFGLS; this comes from the coding sequence GTGAGCTTGCCGGACCTGGAGATCCTGGCCTACGAGCCCACGCCCTTGGGCGCGCTCTGCCTGCGGCGGCGCCGGCTCCCCTCCGAGCCGGAGACCGCGGTGACGGAGGTCACCCTCGGAGGCGAGTTCCTCATGAGCAGCGTCAACACGGCCTCCGAGCGGGCCCTGGCCGAGACCGCCCTCAAGCTGCATCCGGGCCGAGAGCTCAAGGTCCTGGTCGGCGGGCTCGGCCTGGGCTGCACCGCGAGCGCGGCCCTGGCCTCGCCGCGCGTCAAGAGCCTGGAAGCCGTGGAGCTCCTGCCCCAGGTCATCGCCTGGCTGGAGCGCCGGCTCGTGCCGCTGGCCGACGAGCTCAAGGCCGACGCGCGCTTCCGGGCGGTCCAGGGAGATATCTTCGCGATGCTGGCCCGGCCGCCGAAGCGGCTCTGGGACCTCATCCTCATCGATGTCGACCACTCGCCCGAGGAGCGCCTGGACGAAGCCAGCGGACCTTTCTACACCGCGCAGGGCCTGGCGCGGGCCCGCAGGCACCTGGCGCCCGGCGGCGTCCTCGGGGTCTGGTCGTATTCCGAGTGCGCCCCTTTCGGCGAGGCGCTGCGCAGGACGTTCGCGGCGGTCCGCGTCGAGCCGGTGCCCTTCAAGAACAGGCTCGCGGGCACGGCCCGCACGGATTGGCTCTACTTCGGTCTCTCCTGA
- a CDS encoding rhodanese-like domain-containing protein: MATNTTVRTISKEELSRKMRKGESVQIVNVLDPEYYKLGFIKGSKKIPLDQLGQRLSELDQKREVVTYCANTKCTASRMAAEKLSAAGFDVKAYEGGIQEWVESKLPTE, from the coding sequence ATGGCGACCAACACGACCGTGCGGACCATCAGCAAAGAGGAGTTGTCCCGGAAGATGCGCAAGGGCGAGTCGGTGCAGATCGTCAACGTGCTCGACCCTGAGTACTACAAGCTGGGCTTCATCAAGGGGTCCAAGAAGATCCCGTTGGACCAGCTCGGCCAGAGGCTCTCCGAGCTTGACCAGAAGCGCGAGGTCGTGACCTACTGCGCCAACACCAAGTGCACCGCTTCGCGCATGGCAGCGGAGAAGCTCTCCGCCGCGGGCTTCGACGTGAAAGCCTACGAGGGCGGGATCCAGGAGTGGGTGGAGTCCAAGCTGCCGACGGAGTGA
- a CDS encoding 4Fe-4S binding protein, which yields MPNIKVDEARCKGCELCTAACAKKCIVMSTTFSVTGYYPAVCCAPERCTGCGLCAQVCPDLAIAVFKEEKAKK from the coding sequence ATGCCGAACATCAAGGTGGATGAGGCCCGCTGCAAGGGCTGCGAGCTCTGCACCGCCGCCTGCGCCAAGAAGTGCATCGTGATGTCCACGACGTTCAGCGTCACCGGCTATTATCCCGCCGTCTGCTGCGCCCCGGAGCGCTGCACCGGCTGCGGCCTGTGCGCCCAAGTCTGTCCGGACCTGGCCATCGCGGTCTTCAAGGAAGAGAAGGCGAAAAAATAA
- a CDS encoding ATP-binding cassette domain-containing protein, protein MYEIILNGILHFFAIFSALNQERRAQARDVVEKYLRAHLGLSKPEVYLDLFDSLLDRYDGPQIFEILGGNIKELCRNLGARLSRSEQYIVMLRVTELILILEADSAQSRALMDLAARSFSIPEAVLEDIYRFVFELDELDELGKLGGNFLVVSSSAPGAASCRRLVKAHFQARFVVLRISEIDSFFMSALTEGVTLDDNPVISRSVQCLESGSLIRDIYSNVVYFAEIEGAFSDRPAQQAPILFQGTRLNYRFPRSDAGLHDFSFAARSGSLIGVMGGSGVGKSTLLSILNGTLPPGSGTVTVNGIDLYREPEKLEGVIGYVPQDDLLFDDLTVRQNLSFSAQLCLAHLSAGQLRERVDRILAQLNAQEIQDLKVGSPVDKVISGGQRKRLNIALELIRGPEILFLDEPTSGLSSTDSENVMTLLRSQAAMGKLVIVIIHQPSSNIFKMFDDLWILDQGGYPVYAGNPVEAVRYFRAAIDLAGAEQSGCPSCGIVSPGQVFSIIETKRIDAAGRFTRERRYSSRFWHDLYLEQERARPQPAAPESLAAPAPSLHKPGLWAQLRIFLKRNVLAKLSNRQYLAINLLEAPLLGLIVAGIARLSHYGPYSFGTGKYLPIFFFMSVIVALFLGLSVSAEEIVRDRTALKREGFLRLSWLSYWSSKCLYLAGVCGLQMLSYVLVGAALLQIPDLTIKMFGVLFSCAMFACVLGLNLSASFKTAVTIYILIPLLLIPQILLCGLVIRFDDLKSADAGDNYVPFVGELMASRWGLEALVTEQYLSNRYQSRLDAPERELSRCGYAVDELIPEIQAKLDFLFLKTDLPDKEKTRARYAAIVRNEIRGLEELTGLRLGWDDGRFSEKTMTLPRAEELRAYLQKAAAYFNERQAAAAAQRQKAAAELLAQYGERGLTELKRRNSNASVADLVHNRAELDALRVSGERLVQLSDPIYQPARSRWGRSVFLASEKRLGGLPLGAYVFDLLVIWAMTAFCALALHLQLLKRALDGSR, encoded by the coding sequence ATGTACGAGATAATCCTCAACGGCATACTGCATTTCTTCGCGATATTCTCCGCGCTGAACCAGGAGCGGCGGGCGCAGGCCCGGGATGTCGTTGAGAAGTATCTCAGGGCCCATCTGGGACTCTCCAAGCCCGAAGTCTATCTGGACCTTTTCGACAGCTTGCTCGATCGGTACGATGGCCCCCAGATATTCGAGATCCTGGGAGGGAACATCAAGGAGCTGTGCCGGAACCTCGGCGCCAGGCTGTCCCGCTCCGAGCAGTACATCGTCATGCTGCGGGTCACGGAACTGATCCTGATATTGGAGGCCGATAGCGCGCAGTCGCGGGCGCTGATGGACCTGGCCGCGCGGTCGTTCTCCATTCCCGAGGCCGTCCTGGAGGACATCTACCGTTTCGTCTTCGAGCTCGACGAGCTTGACGAGCTCGGCAAGCTGGGCGGGAATTTCCTGGTCGTCTCCTCGTCGGCTCCCGGGGCGGCTTCTTGCCGGCGCCTGGTCAAGGCGCATTTCCAGGCGCGCTTCGTGGTGCTGCGGATCTCCGAGATCGATTCCTTCTTCATGTCGGCGCTCACCGAGGGCGTGACCCTCGACGATAATCCCGTCATATCGCGCAGCGTCCAGTGCCTCGAGTCGGGCAGCCTCATCCGGGATATCTACTCCAACGTCGTCTACTTCGCCGAGATCGAAGGGGCTTTCAGCGACCGGCCGGCGCAGCAGGCGCCCATCCTCTTCCAGGGCACGCGCCTGAACTACCGCTTCCCGCGCAGCGATGCGGGCCTGCACGATTTCAGCTTCGCGGCCCGCTCCGGGAGCCTCATCGGGGTCATGGGGGGCAGCGGCGTGGGCAAGTCCACGCTGCTCTCCATCCTCAACGGCACGCTGCCGCCCGGCTCCGGCACGGTCACGGTCAACGGCATAGACCTCTACCGGGAGCCGGAGAAGCTGGAGGGGGTCATCGGCTACGTGCCCCAGGACGATCTGCTCTTCGACGACCTCACCGTGCGCCAGAACTTGTCTTTCAGCGCGCAGCTGTGCTTGGCCCACTTGAGCGCGGGGCAGTTGCGGGAGCGCGTGGACAGGATCCTGGCCCAGCTCAACGCGCAGGAGATCCAGGACCTCAAGGTCGGCAGCCCCGTGGACAAGGTCATCAGCGGCGGGCAGCGCAAGCGCCTCAACATCGCGCTGGAGCTGATCCGAGGCCCGGAGATCCTTTTCTTGGACGAGCCCACCTCGGGGCTCTCGTCCACGGATTCCGAGAACGTGATGACCCTGCTCCGGTCCCAGGCCGCGATGGGCAAGCTCGTGATCGTCATCATCCATCAGCCCTCCTCGAACATCTTCAAGATGTTCGACGACCTGTGGATCCTCGACCAGGGCGGCTATCCCGTCTACGCGGGCAACCCCGTCGAGGCGGTCCGCTATTTCAGGGCCGCGATCGACTTGGCCGGGGCCGAGCAGAGCGGGTGTCCGAGCTGCGGGATCGTGTCCCCGGGACAGGTCTTCAGCATCATCGAGACCAAGCGCATCGACGCGGCCGGGCGCTTCACCCGCGAGCGCCGGTACTCCTCGAGGTTCTGGCATGACCTCTATCTGGAGCAGGAGCGCGCGCGGCCGCAGCCGGCCGCTCCGGAGAGCCTCGCGGCGCCGGCCCCGTCCCTGCACAAGCCCGGCCTCTGGGCCCAGTTGCGCATCTTCCTCAAGCGCAACGTCCTGGCCAAGCTCTCCAACCGGCAGTACCTGGCCATCAATTTGCTGGAAGCGCCGCTCCTGGGCCTGATCGTGGCGGGCATCGCCAGGCTGTCCCACTACGGCCCTTACAGCTTCGGGACCGGGAAATATCTCCCCATCTTCTTCTTCATGAGCGTCATCGTGGCCCTGTTCCTGGGCCTGAGCGTCAGCGCGGAGGAGATCGTGCGGGACCGGACGGCGCTCAAGCGCGAGGGCTTCCTGCGCCTGAGTTGGCTGAGCTACTGGTCGTCCAAATGCCTCTATCTGGCCGGCGTCTGCGGCCTGCAGATGCTCAGCTACGTCCTGGTGGGCGCCGCGCTCCTCCAGATCCCGGACCTGACCATCAAGATGTTCGGGGTCCTGTTCTCCTGCGCGATGTTCGCCTGCGTCTTGGGGCTCAACCTCTCCGCGTCCTTCAAGACCGCCGTGACGATCTACATCCTGATCCCCCTGCTGCTGATCCCTCAGATCCTCCTGTGCGGGCTGGTCATCCGCTTCGATGACTTGAAGTCCGCCGACGCCGGGGACAACTACGTCCCGTTCGTGGGCGAGTTGATGGCTTCGCGGTGGGGACTGGAGGCCCTGGTCACGGAGCAATACCTGTCCAACCGCTATCAGAGCCGCCTGGACGCCCCCGAACGGGAGCTCAGCCGCTGCGGCTACGCCGTAGACGAGCTCATCCCCGAGATCCAGGCCAAGCTGGATTTCCTCTTCCTCAAGACGGATCTGCCGGACAAGGAGAAGACGCGGGCCCGCTACGCCGCGATCGTGCGCAACGAGATCCGCGGCCTGGAGGAGCTCACGGGGCTGCGGCTGGGCTGGGATGACGGGCGGTTCTCGGAGAAGACCATGACGCTGCCGAGGGCGGAGGAGCTCAGAGCCTATCTGCAGAAGGCCGCCGCCTATTTCAACGAGCGCCAGGCCGCGGCCGCTGCGCAGCGGCAGAAGGCCGCCGCCGAACTCCTGGCGCAATACGGCGAGCGGGGTCTGACCGAGCTGAAGAGGAGGAACTCCAACGCGAGCGTCGCGGACCTCGTCCACAACCGCGCCGAGCTCGACGCCCTGCGCGTCTCGGGCGAGCGCCTGGTGCAGCTGTCCGACCCCATCTACCAGCCCGCCCGGTCCCGCTGGGGGCGTTCGGTCTTCCTGGCCTCGGAGAAACGGCTGGGCGGGCTGCCCCTGGGCGCCTACGTTTTCGACCTCCTGGTCATCTGGGCCATGACGGCGTTCTGCGCGCTGGCCCTGCATCTCCAGCTGCTCAAGCGGGCCTTGGACGGCTCGCGCTGA
- the rsmH gene encoding 16S rRNA (cytosine(1402)-N(4))-methyltransferase RsmH, with protein sequence MPPEIPAGPPHRRRKRYPGTHPRRFEQKYKELDVERFPEEAAKAAARGSTPAGAHLPVMLGEVLAALEPLAGATVLDCTLGWGGHAERLARAAGPAGTVIGLDRDGEEVARTEQRLRRLGAAVVVRRGNYAGAAKVLRELKLAGVDALLADLGVSSMQLDRPERGMSFKTDGPLDMRMDRSRGQTAADWLARADEAEIADALARFGDEPDAAAIAAALAALSAKGRSPRTTRELAAAVGAAKGLGAGRFVKKDAFSAHPAARTFQALRIVVNSEHEALAQLLRDLPWLLRCGGRAALLTFHSGEEALVGEALRAQAAAGLWREPPAEPLRPSPEEVRLNPRARSARLWRVARA encoded by the coding sequence ATGCCACCCGAGATCCCAGCAGGGCCGCCGCACCGCAGGCGCAAGCGCTACCCGGGCACGCACCCGCGCCGCTTCGAGCAGAAATACAAGGAGCTCGACGTCGAGCGCTTCCCGGAGGAGGCGGCCAAGGCTGCGGCCCGGGGCTCGACTCCGGCCGGCGCGCACCTGCCGGTCATGCTCGGCGAAGTGCTCGCGGCTCTGGAGCCTCTGGCGGGGGCCACGGTCCTCGACTGCACCTTGGGTTGGGGCGGGCACGCGGAGCGGCTGGCGCGCGCCGCGGGGCCGGCTGGGACCGTCATCGGGCTCGACCGCGACGGCGAGGAGGTGGCGCGCACCGAGCAACGCCTGCGCCGCCTCGGCGCGGCGGTCGTGGTCCGCCGCGGCAACTACGCGGGCGCGGCCAAGGTCCTGCGCGAGCTGAAGCTCGCCGGTGTGGACGCCCTGCTGGCGGACCTCGGGGTCTCGTCCATGCAGCTCGACCGGCCGGAGCGCGGGATGTCTTTCAAGACGGACGGGCCTCTGGACATGCGCATGGACCGCTCGCGAGGGCAGACCGCCGCGGACTGGCTGGCCCGCGCCGACGAGGCCGAGATCGCGGACGCTTTGGCCCGCTTCGGCGACGAGCCGGACGCCGCTGCCATCGCGGCCGCGTTGGCGGCTCTCTCAGCCAAGGGCCGTTCTCCCAGGACCACGCGCGAGCTGGCCGCCGCGGTCGGCGCGGCCAAAGGGCTGGGCGCGGGGCGCTTCGTCAAAAAGGATGCGTTCAGCGCCCATCCCGCGGCGCGGACCTTCCAGGCCCTGCGCATCGTGGTGAACTCCGAGCACGAAGCCCTGGCCCAGCTGCTGCGCGACCTGCCCTGGCTGCTGCGCTGCGGCGGCCGGGCGGCCCTGCTCACCTTCCACTCCGGCGAGGAGGCCCTGGTGGGCGAGGCTTTGCGCGCCCAGGCGGCCGCGGGGCTCTGGCGCGAGCCTCCCGCTGAGCCGCTGCGGCCGTCCCCCGAAGAGGTCCGCCTCAACCCGCGCGCTCGCTCGGCGCGGCTCTGGCGCGTGGCCCGGGCCTAA
- a CDS encoding DUF2914 domain-containing protein, translated as MDDPLSVPPPQPESWPRLGRVKRFYREHEPICTAGFFIAGYLFDTLAVGRIDHVRNIIHQAVYLFLCALFTSLELREFYGDFSAPPRLATAWRYHTVATHFMLGTLLNIYTLFYFKSASLAASFVFLLILAGLLAVNELKPFENSGTAMRMGLFSLCLISYFTYLVPLLIGSLGALPFIGSLAASAGVMGLLAWRLGRRLPGHPLAIRRRVLLPFAAVLTGFAGLYFAGLIPPVPLSISSIGIYHDVRRVGDRFALTMTRPRWKFWQRGDQSFLARPGDRIHCFVSVFSPARFRERLQLRWLFLEPKAGWQESDAFPLDIVGGRDGGWRADTVKSRYQPGRWRVRVETSDKRELGRIDLTVIEDSSAQAPQAWTVLR; from the coding sequence ATGGATGACCCGTTGAGCGTCCCCCCTCCCCAGCCGGAGTCCTGGCCGCGGCTCGGGCGCGTCAAGAGGTTCTACCGGGAGCATGAGCCGATCTGCACGGCCGGCTTCTTCATCGCCGGCTACCTCTTCGACACGCTGGCCGTCGGCCGCATCGACCACGTCCGCAACATCATCCATCAGGCGGTCTACCTTTTTCTCTGCGCGCTCTTCACGAGCCTGGAACTGCGGGAATTCTACGGCGATTTTTCCGCGCCTCCGCGGCTTGCGACCGCCTGGCGCTATCACACGGTCGCCACCCATTTCATGCTGGGGACCCTGCTCAACATCTACACGCTGTTCTACTTCAAGAGCGCCTCCCTGGCCGCCTCCTTCGTCTTCCTGCTCATCCTGGCCGGGCTTCTGGCGGTCAACGAGCTCAAGCCTTTCGAGAATTCCGGCACGGCGATGCGCATGGGGCTGTTCAGCCTGTGCCTGATCTCCTACTTCACCTACCTCGTCCCCCTGCTGATCGGCTCGCTCGGGGCCCTGCCCTTCATCGGCTCGCTGGCCGCGTCCGCGGGGGTCATGGGGCTGCTGGCGTGGCGGCTGGGCCGGCGCCTGCCCGGCCATCCCCTGGCCATCCGCAGGCGCGTGCTGCTGCCATTCGCCGCCGTCCTGACGGGCTTCGCGGGGCTATATTTCGCCGGACTTATCCCGCCGGTCCCCCTCTCGATCTCCTCGATCGGGATCTACCACGACGTCCGCCGCGTCGGCGACCGATTCGCGCTGACCATGACGCGCCCGCGCTGGAAATTCTGGCAGCGCGGGGACCAGAGCTTCCTGGCGCGGCCGGGCGACAGGATCCATTGCTTCGTCAGCGTGTTCTCCCCGGCGCGCTTCAGGGAGCGCCTGCAGTTGCGCTGGCTCTTCCTGGAACCCAAGGCCGGCTGGCAGGAATCCGACGCCTTCCCGCTCGACATCGTGGGAGGACGCGACGGCGGCTGGCGCGCCGATACAGTGAAGAGCCGCTACCAGCCCGGGCGCTGGCGCGTGCGCGTCGAGACCTCCGATAAGAGGGAGCTGGGCCGCATCGACCTGACGGTCATCGAGGACAGCTCCGCCCAGGCTCCGCAAGCATGGACCGTTCTGCGTTGA
- a CDS encoding oligoendopeptidase F family protein, with amino-acid sequence MDRTMSALALPVCLLLAAPPARSAAAFKPDSNAPRSAVPEKFRWDLSALVPGDEAWEPAFAQATAALSALAPHKGQLSAAPAVKTCLEDYFTARQRVEHVASYANLKADEDDGVAKYQEWHQRALDLGNRLRSESAFIRLELLRLDDAAALAILADPSLAPYRAYVTDLRRRRTHLLGDEAEKVLSLAGDNLWSETDLNEIPSDIELAFKAMQKDIQLPKIKDEAGKPVQLTLANYGKYRASKDRRVRRDTVEGFFAALKKNEDVLAAVLGGETKRDVFLARARGYPTSVAAYLDRQDVPTEVVDKLIAAVHDNLQPLRRYVELRKKLLGLKDLHIYDLYPPIVPAAKAEIPYEDGLRDVLEALKPLGPDYVSELSGPSMLGRRMADVYPNKGKDSGAFSHSIWDAPPLVLLNYQDDIEDVSTTAHELGHAMHSLINSKAQPYPDAGYSSLTAEIASTFNEMLLAKHLLAKSLSDDKMRLYLLGRLVESIRTTIYRQTLFTEFELKLHGFAESGTPITPELLDRTYADLVRLYYGPGFALGPNDGVEWSYIPHFYWKHYVFSYACGLASGIALSERVATGDVEARGRYLAMLAQPREAHPVEILKDAGVDLLKPEAVQAAARLLDETITEMERLAASPGRVQ; translated from the coding sequence ATGGACCGCACGATGAGCGCCCTCGCCCTCCCGGTCTGCCTCCTCCTGGCCGCCCCCCCCGCGCGCAGCGCTGCGGCCTTCAAGCCGGACTCCAACGCGCCGCGCTCCGCGGTGCCGGAGAAGTTCCGCTGGGACCTCTCCGCCTTGGTGCCCGGCGACGAAGCTTGGGAGCCCGCCTTCGCCCAGGCCACGGCCGCGCTCTCCGCTTTGGCCCCGCACAAAGGCCAGCTCAGCGCCGCCCCTGCGGTCAAGACCTGCCTGGAAGACTATTTCACGGCCCGCCAGCGCGTGGAGCACGTGGCCTCCTACGCCAACCTCAAAGCCGACGAGGACGACGGCGTGGCCAAGTACCAGGAATGGCACCAGCGCGCCTTGGACCTCGGCAATCGGCTGCGCTCCGAGTCCGCCTTCATCCGCCTGGAACTGCTGCGCCTCGACGACGCCGCGGCCCTCGCCATCCTTGCAGACCCGTCTTTGGCTCCCTACCGCGCCTACGTCACGGACCTGCGCCGACGCCGGACGCATCTGCTGGGCGACGAGGCCGAGAAGGTCCTGAGCTTGGCCGGAGACAACCTCTGGTCCGAGACCGACCTCAACGAGATCCCTTCGGACATCGAGCTCGCCTTCAAGGCCATGCAGAAGGACATCCAGCTCCCCAAGATCAAGGACGAGGCCGGCAAGCCCGTGCAGCTGACCTTGGCCAACTACGGCAAGTACCGGGCCTCCAAGGACCGCCGGGTGCGCCGAGACACGGTCGAAGGCTTCTTCGCGGCGCTCAAGAAGAACGAGGACGTGCTGGCCGCGGTTCTGGGCGGCGAGACCAAACGAGACGTGTTCCTGGCCCGGGCCCGGGGCTACCCGACCTCGGTCGCGGCCTACCTCGACCGCCAGGACGTGCCCACCGAGGTGGTGGACAAGCTGATCGCCGCGGTCCACGACAACCTCCAGCCCCTGCGCCGATACGTTGAGCTGCGCAAGAAGCTCCTGGGCCTCAAGGACCTGCACATCTACGACCTCTACCCGCCCATCGTGCCCGCGGCCAAGGCGGAGATCCCCTACGAGGACGGGCTGCGCGACGTGCTGGAGGCCCTCAAGCCCCTGGGCCCGGACTACGTCTCCGAGCTCTCGGGCCCGTCCATGCTCGGCCGGCGCATGGCGGACGTCTACCCCAACAAAGGCAAGGATTCGGGCGCCTTCTCCCACTCCATCTGGGACGCGCCGCCTTTGGTCCTGCTCAACTACCAGGACGATATCGAGGACGTCTCCACCACGGCGCACGAGCTGGGCCATGCCATGCACAGCCTCATCAACTCCAAGGCCCAGCCCTACCCGGACGCGGGCTACTCCTCGCTCACCGCCGAGATCGCCTCGACCTTCAACGAGATGCTTTTGGCCAAGCACCTGCTGGCCAAGTCCCTTTCCGACGATAAGATGCGGCTCTACCTCCTGGGCCGCCTGGTGGAGAGCATCCGCACCACCATCTACCGCCAGACCCTGTTCACGGAGTTCGAGCTCAAGCTCCACGGCTTCGCGGAGAGCGGCACGCCCATCACTCCCGAACTGCTGGACCGCACCTACGCCGACTTGGTGCGGCTCTACTACGGCCCGGGCTTCGCGCTGGGCCCCAACGACGGTGTGGAGTGGTCCTACATCCCGCACTTCTACTGGAAGCACTACGTGTTCAGCTACGCCTGCGGCCTGGCCAGCGGCATCGCGCTTTCCGAGCGGGTCGCGACCGGCGACGTCGAGGCGCGCGGCCGCTACCTGGCCATGCTGGCCCAGCCCCGGGAAGCCCACCCGGTCGAGATACTCAAGGACGCCGGCGTGGACCTGCTCAAGCCCGAGGCCGTGCAGGCCGCGGCCCGGCTCCTCGACGAGACCATCACCGAGATGGAGAGGCTGGCGGCCAGCCCGGGCCGGGTTCAGTAA